One segment of Bacillus alkalisoli DNA contains the following:
- a CDS encoding carbohydrate ABC transporter permease — protein MAEPSYQPSTPTKPKPKKKRFTKPNLTLKQSQYLFVYVCLLLPLIFYLGIRIAPTLYTFNIGFREWNILSPEKPFVGLDNYKTLMADPIFKKSLWNTLIFIVLGVAGQVIIGLAIALLLQRINTFVGIFRVIYFIPYVTSIVAISWVFKWLFMNNGIINELLVTIGIPPQLFLNSPDQAIYIIIGTMIWQGLGFQMIIFLAGLENIPKMFYEAAEVDGANSWQKFKDITIPLLNPTLVFSVVIGSITFIQVSFTQVVNMSVDSAGGPLHSTISVVVYIYQLAFRQYSMGLASAATVILFLFILALTIFQMKVLSKKFDY, from the coding sequence ATGGCTGAGCCATCTTATCAACCGAGTACACCTACTAAACCTAAACCGAAGAAGAAAAGATTTACGAAACCGAACTTAACATTAAAACAAAGCCAATATTTATTCGTCTATGTCTGCCTCTTACTACCATTAATTTTTTATCTAGGAATTCGAATCGCACCAACCTTATATACATTTAATATTGGATTTAGAGAATGGAACATTTTATCGCCAGAAAAACCGTTCGTTGGATTGGATAACTACAAAACACTAATGGCAGATCCTATTTTCAAAAAGTCGTTATGGAACACGTTAATTTTTATCGTTCTTGGGGTTGCTGGCCAAGTAATCATCGGGCTTGCGATCGCTTTATTGTTACAACGAATTAATACGTTCGTTGGGATATTTCGTGTTATTTATTTTATTCCGTACGTCACAAGTATTGTAGCAATAAGCTGGGTATTCAAATGGCTATTTATGAACAACGGAATTATCAATGAACTTTTAGTAACGATTGGAATACCTCCGCAGTTATTTTTAAATTCTCCAGACCAAGCAATTTATATCATTATTGGAACGATGATTTGGCAAGGACTAGGTTTTCAAATGATTATTTTCTTAGCCGGTTTAGAAAATATCCCGAAAATGTTTTACGAGGCAGCAGAAGTGGACGGAGCGAACAGTTGGCAAAAGTTTAAAGACATCACCATCCCGCTGTTAAATCCAACGCTCGTCTTCTCGGTCGTTATCGGAAGTATCACCTTTATTCAAGTGTCCTTCACACAAGTAGTCAATATGAGTGTGGATAGCGCAGGTGGACCGTTACACTCCACGATTTCTGTTGTTGTCTATATTTATCAGTTGGCGTTTAGACAATATAGCATGGGGTTAGCTTCAGCAGCTACGGTCATCTTGTTCTTATTTATTCTGGCGTTAACGATTTTCCAAATGAAAGTACTATCTAAGAAGTTTGATTATTAA
- a CDS encoding carbohydrate ABC transporter permease — MEKQKKSIIVYALLILGSIIMIFPFIWMVSTSLKSALDVYTLSIIPENPTFENYRRIFQDSLFPRWFINSIIVAVVTTISVVFFDSLVGYIIAKFKFIGKSIIFIAILSTLMVPTEMLIIPWYIMSSEFGWTNSYWGLIFPGLMTGFGVFLMKQFMEGIPDDLLDAARIDGLGEFQIFWRVAIPQVWPAISALFIFSFLSNWNAFLWPLIVTDSSELYTLPVGLSYFASGEFESRWELIMAGATITALPLILVFFLLQKHIIKGITLTGMK; from the coding sequence ATGGAAAAACAGAAAAAATCAATCATCGTATATGCATTACTAATCTTAGGTTCCATTATAATGATTTTCCCATTCATCTGGATGGTGTCCACTTCCTTAAAATCAGCCTTAGATGTATATACACTTAGTATCATCCCGGAAAATCCAACATTCGAAAACTACCGCCGAATTTTTCAAGATTCCTTATTTCCGCGCTGGTTTATAAACAGTATTATTGTAGCGGTTGTTACAACCATTAGTGTTGTCTTTTTCGATTCATTAGTCGGCTACATTATTGCTAAGTTTAAGTTTATTGGCAAGAGCATTATTTTTATTGCGATATTAAGTACGTTAATGGTTCCGACAGAAATGCTTATTATCCCTTGGTATATTATGAGTTCTGAGTTTGGGTGGACGAATAGTTATTGGGGGCTCATTTTCCCAGGTTTAATGACTGGCTTTGGTGTATTTTTAATGAAGCAATTCATGGAAGGTATTCCGGACGACTTGCTAGATGCAGCAAGAATTGATGGCTTAGGCGAGTTTCAAATCTTCTGGAGAGTAGCCATTCCTCAAGTATGGCCAGCGATTTCCGCACTATTCATTTTCTCGTTCTTAAGTAACTGGAATGCGTTCTTATGGCCGTTAATTGTAACAGATTCTTCCGAACTATACACGTTACCAGTCGGTTTATCGTATTTCGCATCAGGTGAGTTTGAATCAAGATGGGAGCTCATTATGGCAGGCGCAACAATCACAGCCCTACCTTTAATACTAGTATTTTTCTTATTACAAAAGCACATCATAAAAGGAATTACTTTAACGGGTATGAAGTGA
- the nagB gene encoding glucosamine-6-phosphate deaminase, with protein MRIVKVNSYEEMSVMAAELLMKRVQQNPFLTVGLATGGTPKRMYEILVEKFRATGAPSYENVKTFNLDEYIGLQKTHENSYYYYMNKHLFSGINVKKENTNIPNGISNNHEEECQRYERLIENAGGIDLQILGIGKNGHIGFNEPGTSFTSKTHIVTLTSSTRKANERYFSSLNEVPTQAITMGIQTIMKSKEIILLASGKSKSQAIEQLLKGNLTEQFPASILNTHSNTTLLWT; from the coding sequence ATGAGGATCGTGAAAGTGAATAGTTATGAAGAAATGAGCGTTATGGCAGCTGAGCTGTTGATGAAACGAGTCCAACAAAATCCTTTTTTGACAGTAGGATTAGCAACTGGTGGGACTCCGAAGCGAATGTATGAAATTTTAGTAGAAAAGTTTAGGGCAACTGGTGCGCCTTCTTATGAGAATGTAAAAACATTTAATTTGGACGAATATATTGGGCTGCAGAAAACGCACGAGAATAGCTACTATTATTATATGAATAAACATTTGTTTAGCGGAATTAATGTGAAAAAAGAAAACACAAACATTCCGAATGGGATTTCCAATAATCATGAGGAAGAATGTCAGCGCTATGAGCGATTGATTGAAAATGCAGGAGGGATAGATCTGCAAATTCTTGGGATTGGGAAAAATGGTCATATCGGGTTTAATGAACCTGGAACTTCCTTCACTTCCAAAACACATATCGTGACTTTAACAAGCTCCACCCGAAAAGCAAATGAAAGATACTTTTCAAGCTTAAACGAAGTTCCAACGCAAGCTATCACCATGGGCATCCAAACAATCATGAAAAGCAAAGAAATCATCCTCCTAGCCTCAGGGAAATCCAAATCCCAAGCAATCGAACAACTACTAAAAGGCAACCTAACCGAACAATTCCCAGCCTCTATCTTAAACACCCACTCCAACACCACCTTGTTGTGGACATAG
- a CDS encoding Fic family protein, producing the protein MPKFSYSQPIVKDLMSIERSRAIVELMPIPAHIESDLKEQAKLKATHYSTRIEGNTLDLEQVARVVKQKQNDFRIPVEEEVRNYWEALSFLSQEKQNKTPITEDFIKQLHSIIVKHGAGRKSTKSNYRGAMPPGVLFAVYDNQTKQAEYIPPEHLDVPLLMEALVKWINSEKEIPVPIKAAIATYQLLTIHPFEDGNGRTARALASYILSIENYDVKGFHSMEEYYVEDLKGYYKHLQMGLPALYYEGRENPEDLAPWIEYFLRIMALAYEKVANLSIKFATTPSDPRILSLEPKEKTLLRFLIERNRPTKPKEIAELFKVKPITVTKWAITWLDRGIIKGASGKERITSYRIGEAYQDLTLNDLGYRED; encoded by the coding sequence ATGCCTAAATTTAGTTATTCCCAACCAATCGTAAAAGACTTAATGTCAATTGAACGTTCTAGAGCAATTGTTGAATTGATGCCTATACCTGCACATATTGAAAGTGACCTAAAAGAACAAGCAAAATTAAAGGCAACACATTATTCTACACGTATAGAAGGAAATACACTTGATTTAGAACAAGTTGCTCGTGTAGTTAAACAAAAACAAAATGATTTTAGAATTCCTGTCGAAGAAGAAGTAAGAAATTATTGGGAAGCTCTTTCTTTCTTATCCCAAGAAAAACAAAACAAAACTCCTATTACAGAAGATTTTATAAAACAACTCCACTCTATTATTGTAAAACATGGTGCTGGCAGAAAGTCTACAAAAAGTAACTATCGTGGCGCAATGCCACCTGGTGTATTATTTGCTGTATATGATAATCAAACAAAACAAGCAGAATATATACCTCCCGAACATTTAGATGTGCCACTATTAATGGAAGCACTGGTGAAATGGATTAACTCAGAAAAAGAAATTCCTGTTCCCATTAAAGCAGCTATTGCTACATATCAGCTACTTACAATTCACCCATTTGAAGATGGTAATGGTCGAACAGCGAGAGCCCTAGCATCATACATTTTGTCAATTGAGAATTACGATGTTAAAGGATTTCATTCAATGGAAGAATACTATGTGGAAGATTTAAAAGGGTATTATAAGCATTTACAAATGGGACTGCCTGCTCTTTATTATGAAGGGCGTGAAAATCCTGAAGATTTAGCCCCTTGGATTGAATATTTTTTAAGAATCATGGCTCTAGCATATGAAAAGGTTGCTAATCTTTCAATTAAATTTGCCACTACACCTTCAGACCCAAGAATCCTTTCTTTAGAGCCAAAAGAAAAAACATTGTTACGATTTCTTATAGAACGTAATAGACCCACTAAACCTAAGGAAATTGCAGAATTATTTAAAGTAAAGCCCATTACTGTTACTAAATGGGCAATAACTTGGCTAGATAGAGGTATTATCAAGGGAGCAAGTGGTAAGGAAAGAATTACTTCGTATCGAATTGGCGAAGCATACCAAGATTTAACTTTAAATGATTTAGGATATAGAGAAGACTAA
- a CDS encoding aromatic amino acid hydroxylase, which translates to MLTEMKARKIPKHLQKFVVDQQYDKYTPIDHAVWRYVMRQNHHFLKDTSHEAYVDGLKASGIKINSIPNVDEMNESLAPVGWGAVNIDGFIPGVVFFEFQAHGLLPIASDIRKLENIQYTPAPDIIHEAAGHAPILLDEKFSEYVKLFGSIGANAIATKEEHDLFEAIRQYSNLLENGTGTDEQIEKAKQNFEEKQMAVTELSEAEQISRLYWWTVEYGLIGTVDDPKIYGAGLLSSVSEGRNSITSNVEKWEFDLEKVTQTGFDITKPQPQLFVCNSFEQLIEAVKEFANTMAFKVGGTESLEKALKSNHTATIVYSSGLQVTGTLTNISKDASGEANYIQFSGPSALAFDKQQLVGHVKERHTEGFSSPIGKLVNHEKPLEDWTDMELSSQGIEVGVHTKLLFEEGVSIIGTVTSILRKNQKIILITFKDCLVTRQNLTQQFNEFDMAVGATITSVFAGAADSEAFFADLETVTQKEFVPRELTELEKLYGVVREIRQDNTNKNTIENKLSEVMTKLTLHHPNDWLLRVEVLELLKQKNILHEEQLVLLNELEKLKALDQELFELIERGLKIIPS; encoded by the coding sequence ATGTTAACTGAGATGAAAGCAAGGAAAATACCAAAACACTTACAGAAATTTGTTGTGGATCAACAATATGATAAATATACACCGATTGATCATGCAGTATGGCGTTATGTGATGAGACAAAACCATCACTTTTTAAAAGACACATCTCATGAAGCATATGTGGATGGATTAAAAGCTTCTGGGATAAAAATTAATAGTATACCAAATGTAGATGAGATGAATGAGTCTCTCGCACCTGTAGGATGGGGAGCTGTAAATATTGACGGGTTTATTCCTGGGGTTGTCTTTTTTGAATTTCAGGCACATGGATTATTGCCTATTGCATCAGATATTAGAAAACTAGAAAATATCCAATATACACCTGCACCCGATATTATTCATGAAGCAGCTGGTCACGCCCCCATTTTATTGGACGAAAAATTTTCTGAGTACGTAAAATTGTTTGGTTCAATAGGTGCAAACGCCATAGCTACGAAAGAAGAGCATGATTTATTTGAAGCGATTCGTCAATACTCAAATCTTTTAGAAAATGGAACTGGAACAGATGAACAAATTGAAAAAGCGAAACAAAACTTTGAAGAAAAGCAAATGGCTGTCACAGAACTTTCAGAAGCAGAGCAAATCTCAAGATTGTATTGGTGGACTGTAGAGTATGGACTAATAGGAACTGTTGACGATCCAAAGATTTATGGAGCAGGTTTACTTTCTTCTGTATCGGAAGGAAGAAATAGTATTACATCCAATGTTGAAAAATGGGAATTTGATTTAGAGAAAGTGACACAAACGGGATTTGATATTACGAAACCACAACCACAATTGTTCGTCTGTAATAGTTTTGAACAACTAATAGAAGCTGTAAAAGAATTTGCAAATACAATGGCATTTAAAGTTGGAGGGACTGAAAGTTTAGAAAAAGCTTTAAAGTCAAACCATACTGCAACGATTGTATATAGTTCTGGACTTCAAGTGACGGGAACGTTGACTAATATATCAAAAGATGCCAGCGGAGAAGCTAATTATATTCAGTTCTCTGGTCCTTCAGCTTTAGCCTTTGATAAACAACAGTTAGTTGGTCATGTTAAAGAAAGACACACAGAAGGATTTAGCTCACCAATTGGAAAACTTGTAAATCATGAAAAACCGCTAGAAGATTGGACAGATATGGAATTATCTTCTCAAGGAATAGAAGTGGGTGTCCATACTAAACTACTATTTGAAGAGGGAGTAAGCATAATTGGCACTGTCACCAGCATTTTAAGGAAAAATCAAAAAATAATTTTAATTACTTTTAAAGACTGTTTGGTTACTAGACAGAATCTTACACAACAGTTTAACGAGTTTGATATGGCTGTTGGAGCAACAATAACTTCTGTATTTGCAGGTGCAGCTGATTCTGAAGCATTTTTCGCTGATTTAGAAACTGTTACCCAGAAAGAGTTTGTTCCGAGAGAACTAACTGAATTAGAAAAGTTATACGGAGTTGTAAGAGAAATCCGTCAAGACAATACAAACAAAAATACCATTGAAAACAAACTTTCTGAAGTGATGACAAAATTAACTCTACATCATCCAAATGACTGGTTATTAAGAGTTGAAGTGTTGGAACTTTTAAAGCAGAAGAACATTCTTCATGAAGAACAACTTGTTTTATTAAATGAGCTGGAAAAGCTTAAAGCATTAGATCAAGAGTTGTTTGAATTAATTGAAAGAGGGTTAAAAATAATCCCATCATAA
- a CDS encoding 4a-hydroxytetrahydrobiopterin dehydratase, producing MEKLTEEHVLKLLHTIDNWKIVNEVWIEKKYRFKHYLTGIEFVKKVGELSEEVNHHPFISIDYKLVTLKLSSWQAKGLTDLDFELARVFDQFYENFKKEVDNK from the coding sequence ATGGAAAAACTTACTGAAGAGCATGTACTAAAATTGTTGCATACAATCGACAACTGGAAGATAGTAAATGAAGTATGGATCGAAAAGAAATATCGATTTAAACATTATTTAACAGGTATCGAGTTTGTCAAAAAGGTTGGAGAATTGTCTGAAGAGGTTAATCATCATCCTTTTATTTCAATAGACTATAAGCTTGTTACTTTAAAATTATCATCATGGCAAGCAAAAGGGCTAACCGATTTAGACTTTGAGTTAGCTAGAGTCTTTGATCAATTTTATGAAAACTTTAAAAAAGAGGTTGACAATAAATAG
- a CDS encoding Glu/Leu/Phe/Val family dehydrogenase, which yields MASQTRMIVQHSLDALLKEDRFLPDLQGEAREQAFTSLGAILSTPNHVHKAFLRIPLEDGNVVRIPAFRVQHNNALGPYKGGIRFHESVNEDEVINLASLMTLKTALHDVPYGGGKGGVIINPRSYSVKELHLICTKYVQYFSDIIGPDKDIPAPDVGSSEREMDWMMAEYKSIRPGQPYLGSFTGKSVVNGGSLGRREATGKGVYFTFRYMLYNFVKEQKQFLTKTENLFAKTALELENKALTIAVQGFGNVGSVAALEAYHCTHLQNKVVAVSDRNVTLYNEDGLDIPALVRFTQENKGDLPISEEELEKIGVKAEIRGREDVLYLGVDVLFLAALEDQVHKDNVDKIQAKVIVEGANAPVTSEADEYLNKNGTIIIPDILANAGGVIVSYFEWLQGRETQFYSQVEVFKLLTEKMQATLDNVLPSFFGDPFPLRQNCYIQSVMKLSTVLYRQGKLY from the coding sequence ATGGCTAGTCAAACTAGAATGATTGTTCAACATTCATTAGATGCATTATTAAAAGAAGACCGCTTTTTGCCTGATTTACAAGGGGAAGCGCGAGAGCAAGCTTTTACTTCACTAGGAGCTATTCTTTCTACACCAAATCATGTGCATAAGGCATTTTTAAGAATTCCATTAGAGGATGGAAATGTTGTTCGAATACCTGCATTTCGTGTTCAGCATAATAACGCACTTGGCCCTTACAAAGGCGGGATCCGTTTTCATGAATCGGTGAATGAAGACGAAGTAATCAATTTAGCCTCCTTAATGACGTTGAAAACCGCTCTTCATGACGTTCCCTACGGTGGAGGAAAAGGTGGCGTGATTATTAATCCGAGATCCTACTCCGTTAAGGAGCTACATTTAATTTGCACAAAGTATGTTCAATACTTTAGTGATATTATCGGTCCAGATAAAGATATCCCTGCACCAGATGTTGGCTCAAGTGAAAGAGAAATGGATTGGATGATGGCGGAATATAAAAGTATTCGTCCTGGTCAGCCTTACCTTGGTAGCTTTACAGGGAAAAGCGTCGTTAACGGCGGATCACTAGGAAGACGAGAGGCTACTGGAAAAGGTGTATATTTTACCTTCCGATACATGTTGTATAACTTCGTAAAAGAACAAAAGCAATTTCTTACAAAAACAGAAAACCTCTTCGCGAAAACAGCTTTAGAGCTTGAAAACAAAGCACTTACTATTGCCGTCCAAGGGTTTGGTAACGTTGGTTCTGTCGCTGCACTTGAGGCGTATCATTGTACGCACTTACAAAATAAAGTAGTAGCAGTGAGTGACCGAAACGTAACGCTATATAACGAAGATGGACTAGACATTCCTGCCTTAGTACGTTTCACTCAAGAAAATAAAGGCGACCTTCCAATAAGTGAGGAAGAACTAGAAAAAATTGGAGTAAAAGCAGAGATTCGCGGAAGAGAAGATGTTTTATACTTGGGAGTCGACGTCCTATTTTTAGCTGCATTAGAGGATCAAGTTCATAAAGATAATGTAGATAAAATTCAAGCAAAAGTCATTGTAGAAGGCGCAAATGCTCCAGTTACAAGTGAGGCAGATGAATATTTAAATAAAAATGGAACGATTATTATTCCTGACATTTTAGCTAACGCAGGTGGTGTTATTGTATCCTACTTTGAATGGCTACAAGGACGCGAAACACAGTTTTACAGCCAAGTGGAAGTATTCAAGCTTCTAACGGAAAAGATGCAGGCTACCTTAGACAATGTCCTGCCTTCCTTCTTTGGAGATCCATTCCCATTACGCCAAAACTGTTATATTCAGTCGGTTATGAAACTGTCGACCGTACTTTATAGGCAGGGGAAGTTGTATTAA
- a CDS encoding YifB family Mg chelatase-like AAA ATPase has translation MAVKVTTIGLKGMEGYRVTVEIQQIEGPDSIVIVGLPDASVKEAKERITAALHTFKHGLEEKIVINLSPAEQRKNGPMFDLPMAIGLLCIMNTIHSPIDEHTGFIGSLSLDGSILPVEGMLPAILAAKKLGLKRLYLPFDEKLPPIEFSNLQLIYVSTIQDVIDHLAGQNILTLNSQSPKKLEPKTHTVTFEQIVGHEEAKRALEIAAAGGHHLFMSGPPGCGKSLLAESFASILPYLSSEEMLEVLSLYHLSGVSLENRTSRPYRSPHHSASSVSIIGGGQFPKPGEISLAHNGVLFLDEMAEFSKKTLDMLRQPIETGNVTISRANATVTYPALFNMIGAMNPCPCGYLGSNKHYCSCTPKQITAYQNRLSGPIRDRFDIFLSLQAVNFNTYHTPSDTSATVQQRVEKARLIQYERYSQTILNSRVSYDTILKTSPLQPSQQQLLRHLAAKQQLSSRAQIKIIRLARTISDLAESISITDQSIWEAVKLNSREQSNKLVKAVTT, from the coding sequence ATGGCAGTGAAAGTTACTACAATCGGATTAAAAGGAATGGAAGGATATCGTGTGACAGTGGAAATCCAACAAATAGAAGGTCCTGATTCTATCGTTATTGTTGGATTACCAGATGCATCTGTGAAAGAAGCGAAAGAAAGGATTACTGCTGCACTACACACATTTAAACACGGATTAGAAGAAAAAATTGTGATCAATCTCTCTCCAGCTGAACAAAGGAAAAACGGACCAATGTTTGATTTACCGATGGCAATCGGCTTGCTTTGCATAATGAATACGATACACAGTCCAATCGATGAACATACTGGATTCATCGGCTCGCTTTCTTTAGATGGAAGTATCCTACCTGTTGAAGGGATGTTACCAGCCATACTTGCAGCTAAAAAGCTAGGATTAAAACGTTTATATTTACCTTTTGATGAAAAACTCCCTCCAATCGAATTCTCTAATTTACAATTAATCTACGTTTCTACCATACAAGATGTAATCGACCATCTAGCCGGACAAAACATACTTACACTAAACAGCCAATCACCAAAAAAGTTAGAACCTAAAACACATACAGTCACGTTTGAACAAATAGTTGGTCACGAAGAAGCGAAGAGAGCACTTGAAATTGCTGCAGCAGGAGGACACCATTTATTTATGTCAGGTCCACCAGGTTGCGGAAAAAGTTTATTAGCAGAAAGTTTTGCATCTATTTTGCCATACTTATCAAGCGAGGAAATGTTGGAAGTGCTTAGTTTGTATCATTTAAGTGGCGTTTCACTCGAAAACCGAACAAGTCGTCCATACCGAAGTCCTCATCATTCAGCCTCTAGTGTATCTATTATAGGAGGTGGGCAATTTCCTAAACCAGGAGAAATCTCCCTTGCGCACAATGGCGTTCTTTTTTTAGATGAAATGGCTGAATTTAGTAAGAAGACATTAGATATGCTGAGACAACCTATTGAAACAGGAAATGTCACCATAAGTCGTGCGAATGCTACCGTTACCTATCCGGCACTTTTTAACATGATCGGGGCAATGAACCCTTGTCCTTGTGGATATTTAGGATCAAATAAACACTATTGTTCCTGTACGCCGAAGCAAATCACAGCATACCAAAATCGCCTATCAGGTCCAATACGAGACCGCTTTGATATTTTCCTTTCTCTCCAAGCGGTTAACTTCAACACGTACCATACACCAAGCGATACCTCCGCAACTGTTCAACAACGAGTAGAGAAGGCAAGGCTGATTCAATACGAACGCTACAGTCAAACAATCCTTAATAGCAGAGTTTCCTACGACACAATACTAAAGACCAGTCCTCTACAACCGTCGCAACAACAGCTGCTACGTCATCTAGCCGCAAAACAACAATTAAGCAGTCGCGCTCAAATAAAAATCATTCGCCTAGCCAGAACGATATCCGATCTAGCTGAATCCATCTCCATAACAGACCAAAGCATCTGGGAAGCGGTGAAACTAAACAGTCGCGAACAGAGCAATAAACTAGTGAAAGCAGTAACAACATAA
- a CDS encoding transposase — protein MPRKARERSRSGIYHIMLRGINQQTIFEDKEDKRRFIQTLAKYKKVSQYELYGYCIMDNHVHLLLKETEETISLTIKRISSSYVYWYNDKYARCGHLFQERFKSERVEDSKYFLIALRYIHQNPVKAGLAKNIFECKWTSIKEYTHKRKIINTKEALKRFNTNGKSSEKDLFLTFMNQSNNDQCLDHTTATKISDDEIRIYLKQLGVANSSKLQRMETQKRNEIITKLKRLEGISLRQLSRVTGISKSLIHLIKGEG, from the coding sequence ATGCCAAGAAAAGCAAGAGAAAGAAGTAGAAGTGGAATCTATCACATTATGTTAAGAGGAATTAACCAACAAACTATTTTCGAGGACAAGGAAGACAAAAGAAGGTTTATACAAACGTTAGCAAAATATAAAAAAGTAAGCCAATATGAATTATATGGCTACTGTATAATGGATAACCACGTACATCTACTATTGAAAGAAACAGAAGAAACAATTTCCTTAACGATTAAAAGAATCAGCTCCAGTTACGTCTACTGGTACAATGACAAATATGCCCGTTGCGGCCACCTTTTCCAAGAAAGATTTAAAAGTGAAAGAGTAGAGGACAGTAAATACTTCTTAATCGCTCTCCGGTATATCCATCAAAACCCAGTAAAAGCTGGACTAGCCAAAAATATCTTCGAATGTAAATGGACAAGTATAAAAGAATACACACATAAGCGGAAAATAATAAACACGAAAGAAGCACTAAAACGATTTAATACAAACGGAAAATCCTCTGAAAAAGACTTATTTCTGACATTCATGAACCAATCAAACAACGATCAATGCTTAGACCACACCACAGCAACAAAAATATCTGATGATGAAATAAGAATCTACCTAAAACAATTAGGAGTCGCTAACAGTTCAAAGCTACAAAGAATGGAAACCCAAAAAAGAAACGAAATTATTACGAAGCTCAAAAGACTAGAAGGCATTTCCCTAAGGCAGCTTTCAAGAGTAACTGGGATATCTAAGAGTTTGATACATTTAATAAAGGGTGAAGGTTAG
- a CDS encoding MORN repeat-containing protein, with protein sequence MKCYKCNGSDSMLKIVYLDKNNKKLSDREFSAYRIMHPELKESFQQVAMCGICMDSDGNGNQVQYSTLASKLNKRKKVKKHENYYVCPFCDTANEPLRNTCKQCDRILFSTQYETKRINGVSALKRKKGRKLWYVFSLLFVATVLYYFLPMGADKPMFLQTDFSEKVSSNVTKLTESKYTWADGSKYVGKSLNGKPHGEGKLEWANGDVYTGEFSYGEITGYGTYKSANGSIHVGSRVNGKPNGEGEMKWSNGNEYTGEFTNGDITGYGTFRYSNGNTYIGTLHKGTPHGNGILYQADGATFEGQWVDGRLQ encoded by the coding sequence ATGAAATGTTATAAATGTAATGGTTCAGACAGTATGTTAAAAATAGTTTACTTAGATAAAAACAATAAAAAGCTAAGTGACAGGGAATTTTCTGCATATAGGATAATGCATCCTGAGTTAAAAGAGAGTTTTCAACAAGTTGCGATGTGTGGAATTTGTATGGACTCGGATGGAAATGGGAATCAAGTGCAATATAGTACCTTAGCTAGTAAACTAAATAAGAGAAAGAAAGTAAAAAAACATGAAAATTACTACGTATGTCCATTTTGTGATACGGCAAATGAACCGTTGAGAAATACGTGTAAGCAGTGTGACAGAATATTATTTAGTACCCAATATGAAACAAAGAGAATTAACGGTGTATCTGCTTTGAAAAGAAAGAAAGGTAGAAAGCTGTGGTATGTTTTTTCTCTACTCTTTGTTGCTACTGTATTGTATTATTTTTTACCTATGGGCGCTGACAAGCCGATGTTTTTACAGACTGATTTCTCTGAGAAAGTTTCAAGCAATGTAACCAAATTGACGGAAAGTAAATATACTTGGGCAGATGGCTCGAAATATGTTGGAAAATCGTTAAATGGAAAGCCGCATGGTGAAGGAAAGCTAGAGTGGGCAAACGGAGACGTTTATACAGGAGAGTTTTCATACGGAGAGATAACTGGCTATGGCACATACAAATCTGCAAATGGATCGATTCATGTAGGAAGCCGCGTAAATGGGAAGCCTAATGGAGAAGGAGAAATGAAATGGTCAAATGGAAATGAATATACCGGTGAATTTACAAATGGCGACATTACAGGTTATGGAACGTTCCGTTACTCAAACGGTAACACATATATTGGTACCCTTCATAAAGGTACACCACACGGAAACGGCATCCTCTATCAAGCAGATGGTGCGACGTTTGAAGGACAATGGGTGGATGGGAGGTTACAATAG
- a CDS encoding endonuclease NucS domain-containing protein, with amino-acid sequence MHILTEREMEDVLALHPELIEKGLTLISRQAQLETRRTDLTFSDKEGKLLLIELKKRCCKQGQYYSNKRLFESFNVDLGQRCQRNADRSVCS; translated from the coding sequence TTGCATATTTTAACGGAAAGAGAGATGGAAGATGTACTAGCATTGCATCCAGAGTTAATAGAAAAAGGGCTAACATTAATTAGTCGGCAAGCACAATTAGAAACTAGAAGGACGGATTTAACGTTTTCCGATAAAGAAGGGAAGCTTTTGTTAATTGAATTGAAAAAAAGGTGTTGTAAACAAGGACAATATTATTCAAATAAAAGACTATTTGAATCGTTTAACGTTGACCTTGGACAAAGATGTCAGAGGAATGCTGATAGGTCAGTATGTTCCTAG